A single window of Pseudomonas benzenivorans DNA harbors:
- a CDS encoding VOC family protein — protein sequence MNQHDKLNYVEFPAKDLAATKAFFQAAFGWVFTDYGPEYTAFADQGLDGGFFKSELCASQDRGSALMVFYSAALEETQAKVERAGGRISKAIFAFPGGRRFHFIEPSGNEFAAWSDIGD from the coding sequence ATGAACCAGCACGATAAGCTCAACTACGTCGAGTTTCCGGCCAAGGACCTGGCCGCGACCAAGGCATTCTTCCAGGCCGCGTTCGGCTGGGTCTTTACCGATTACGGCCCCGAGTACACGGCGTTTGCCGATCAGGGCCTGGATGGCGGTTTCTTCAAGTCCGAACTGTGCGCCTCACAGGACCGGGGCAGCGCGCTGATGGTGTTCTACAGCGCCGCCCTGGAGGAAACCCAGGCCAAGGTCGAGCGGGCCGGCGGGCGGATCAGCAAGGCCATCTTCGCCTTCCCCGGCGGTCGGCGCTTTCACTTCATCGAGCCCAGCGGCAACGAGTTTGCCGCGTGGAGCGACATCGGCGACTAG
- a CDS encoding GlxA family transcriptional regulator translates to MKVTVLMADRCSATSVSAALEFLECANVLHQFATGGAGPAPFEVQSVSIDGAPVTCTGGLRLTPHKALAEVEDSDLVIVPGFMFNILAVLPEMGPVCAWLRHHHGRNGYIASMCTGTFVTAQAGLLDGKRATTHWIFAEQFARHFPRVRLQAERTVTDDGLLLCSAGSTTGSDLLLHIIRRFASPQLAAECSKKLLVDSAERSQTPYMSGPFDKTHQDQEVLKVQIWLEKHLAEPIALEQVADRFALTPRSLIRRFKDATGQSPGQYLQNLRIERAKHLLEGGQENFERITQQVGYEDASSFRRLFKQRVGIAPGAYRRRFNSQQRGGER, encoded by the coding sequence ATGAAGGTGACGGTTCTGATGGCCGATCGTTGCTCGGCCACCAGCGTATCGGCGGCCCTGGAGTTCCTCGAGTGCGCCAACGTGTTGCACCAGTTCGCCACCGGTGGTGCCGGCCCCGCCCCCTTCGAGGTGCAGAGCGTGTCCATCGACGGTGCGCCGGTGACCTGCACCGGCGGCCTGCGCCTGACGCCGCACAAGGCCCTGGCCGAGGTCGAGGACAGCGACCTGGTCATAGTGCCGGGCTTCATGTTCAACATCCTCGCGGTACTGCCCGAGATGGGCCCGGTGTGCGCCTGGTTGCGCCATCACCATGGCCGCAACGGCTATATCGCCAGCATGTGCACCGGCACCTTCGTCACCGCCCAGGCCGGCCTGCTGGACGGCAAGCGCGCCACCACCCACTGGATCTTCGCCGAGCAGTTCGCCCGGCACTTCCCGCGGGTGCGGCTGCAGGCCGAGCGCACGGTGACCGACGATGGCCTGCTGCTCTGTTCGGCCGGCTCGACCACCGGCAGCGACCTGCTGCTGCACATCATCCGCCGCTTCGCCTCGCCCCAGCTGGCCGCCGAGTGCTCGAAGAAACTCTTGGTCGACAGCGCCGAGCGCAGCCAGACGCCCTACATGAGCGGCCCGTTCGACAAGACCCACCAGGACCAGGAGGTGCTGAAGGTGCAGATCTGGCTGGAGAAGCACCTGGCCGAGCCCATTGCCCTGGAGCAGGTCGCCGACCGCTTCGCCCTGACCCCGCGCAGCCTGATCCGGCGCTTCAAGGACGCCACCGGGCAGAGCCCCGGGCAGTACCTGCAGAACCTGCGCATCGAGCGGGCCAAGCACCTGCTGGAGGGCGGGCAGGAGAACTTCGAGCGCATCACCCAGCAGGTGGGCTACGAGGACGCCAGCTCCTTCCGCCGCCTGTTCAAGCAGCGGGTCGGCATCGCGCCGGGCGCCTACCGGCGGCGCTTCAACAGCCAGCAGCGCGGCGGCGAGCGCTAG
- a CDS encoding 5-(carboxyamino)imidazole ribonucleotide synthase yields MKIGVIGGGQLGRMLALAGTPLGMNFAFLDPAPDACAQALGEHIRADYGDQDHLRQLADEVDLVTFEFESVPAETVAFLSQFVPVYPCAESLRIARDRWFEKSMFKDLGIPTPEFANVLSQADLDAAALSIGLPAVLKTRTLGYDGKGQKVLRAPADVVDAFAELGSVPCILEGFVPFSGEVSLIAVRGRDGETRFYPLVHNTHDSGILSLSIASTDHPLQALAEDYVGRVLSKLDYVGVLAFEFFEVDGGLKANEIAPRVHNSGHWTIEGAECSQFENHLRAVAGLPLGSTAKLGESAMLNFIGEVPAVDKVVAIDDCHLHHYGKAFKVGRKVGHATLRCVDRTTLDDKIAAVQALIVKA; encoded by the coding sequence ATGAAAATCGGTGTAATCGGTGGCGGTCAGCTGGGCCGCATGTTGGCCCTGGCGGGCACTCCGCTGGGCATGAACTTCGCCTTCCTCGACCCGGCGCCGGACGCCTGCGCCCAGGCCCTCGGCGAGCATATCCGCGCCGACTACGGTGACCAGGACCACCTGCGCCAGCTGGCCGACGAGGTCGACCTGGTGACCTTCGAGTTCGAGAGCGTGCCGGCCGAGACCGTGGCCTTCCTCTCCCAGTTCGTGCCGGTCTACCCCTGCGCCGAGTCCCTGCGTATCGCCCGCGACCGCTGGTTCGAGAAGTCGATGTTCAAGGACCTGGGGATTCCCACGCCGGAGTTCGCCAACGTACTGAGCCAGGCCGACCTGGACGCCGCGGCGCTGAGCATCGGCCTGCCGGCGGTGCTCAAGACCCGCACCCTGGGCTATGACGGCAAGGGCCAGAAGGTCCTGCGTGCGCCTGCGGACGTGGTCGACGCCTTCGCCGAGCTGGGCAGCGTGCCGTGCATCCTCGAGGGCTTCGTGCCGTTCAGCGGCGAAGTGTCGCTGATCGCCGTGCGCGGCCGCGATGGCGAGACGCGCTTCTACCCGCTGGTGCACAACACCCACGACAGCGGCATCCTCAGCCTGTCGATCGCCAGCACCGATCACCCGCTGCAGGCCCTGGCCGAGGACTACGTCGGCCGCGTGTTGAGCAAGCTGGATTACGTCGGCGTGCTGGCCTTCGAGTTCTTCGAGGTCGACGGCGGCCTGAAAGCCAACGAGATCGCCCCGCGGGTGCACAACTCCGGGCACTGGACCATCGAAGGCGCCGAGTGCAGCCAGTTCGAGAACCACCTGCGCGCCGTCGCCGGCCTGCCGCTGGGCTCGACCGCCAAGCTCGGCGAGAGCGCCATGCTCAACTTCATCGGTGAAGTGCCGGCGGTCGACAAGGTCGTGGCGATCGACGATTGCCACCTGCACCACTACGGCAAGGCCTTCAAGGTCGGCCGCAAGGTCGGCCACGCCACCCTGCGCTGCGTCGATCGCACCACCCTGGACGACAAGATCGCCGCCGTTCAGGCGCTGATCGTCAAGGCCTGA
- a CDS encoding cation:proton antiporter, with translation MSNGLAILLFTVFALLSGALLRFLLHGSRVPYSVALLLLGLALGAVAQQPWLPSWAGEFGQSIEHVAGIEPQLILFLFLPALIFESAFAMEVHLFRRMLPQIALLAVPGLIIATLLTALLVRLALPLDWGWPVALMFGALVSATDPVAVVSLLKEQSSRKRLETLIEGESLLNDGTAIVFFVLFYGMVLGSVTDSGVAEVGLEFLRVVCVGALVGLLVAAVVVLWVGKVFNDAVLETVVTIAAAYLGFIVAEHGFHSSGVVAVVTTAVLLAGVGRTRFSPEVMHYLRHFWEMLAYIFNTLIFLLVGIIIARLVALPSLGMWLSLLLLYIGVNLIRGTTIALLSPLLARLGIGLTRDKAIVLTWGGLRGAVALALALSVAQQSQIAAEIREQVLFLTAGLVVLTIVINGGTISALLQFLGLAQLPAAKRATVVKAEGLIHAEVADLLSFLRKDELLAHADWASIERSLEGLRLSPQFEASDPGPEEDLEIFYKRQLLESERQSYWNQFGLGLLDHGAAGRLVEAVEAALDGTPELGPRPKLLALWSDPPWLERLARWGWLHRTRFRHLAAVYGTLRGYLQAQQAMRALAADLAPDPAMADAAQRQIDANLQQARQCLAQLRRDHGAAVGQLESYTALRLLLNRQRDAVQHLADEGVLEPAESHKLIDRVEQRMFELARGRADALDRQP, from the coding sequence ATGTCGAACGGTCTGGCGATTCTGTTGTTTACAGTCTTCGCCCTGCTCAGCGGGGCGTTGCTGCGCTTCCTGCTGCACGGCAGCCGGGTGCCCTATTCGGTGGCGCTGCTGCTGCTCGGGCTGGCGCTCGGCGCCGTGGCGCAGCAACCCTGGCTGCCGTCCTGGGCCGGGGAGTTCGGCCAGAGCATCGAGCATGTGGCCGGCATCGAGCCGCAGCTGATCCTCTTCCTGTTTCTGCCCGCGCTGATCTTCGAGTCCGCCTTCGCCATGGAGGTGCACCTGTTTCGCCGCATGCTGCCGCAGATCGCCCTGCTGGCGGTGCCCGGGCTGATCATCGCGACCCTGCTCACCGCGCTGCTGGTGCGCCTGGCGCTGCCGCTGGACTGGGGCTGGCCGGTGGCGCTGATGTTCGGCGCCCTGGTCAGCGCCACCGACCCGGTGGCGGTGGTCTCGCTGCTCAAGGAGCAGAGTTCGCGCAAGCGCCTGGAGACCCTGATCGAGGGTGAGTCGCTGCTCAACGACGGTACCGCCATCGTGTTCTTCGTGCTGTTCTACGGCATGGTCCTGGGCAGCGTGACCGACAGCGGGGTCGCTGAGGTCGGCCTGGAATTCCTGCGCGTGGTCTGCGTCGGCGCCCTGGTGGGGCTGCTGGTGGCGGCGGTGGTGGTGCTCTGGGTCGGCAAGGTGTTCAACGACGCGGTGCTGGAAACCGTGGTGACCATCGCCGCGGCCTACCTCGGCTTCATCGTCGCCGAACACGGCTTCCACTCCTCCGGCGTGGTCGCGGTGGTGACCACCGCGGTGCTGCTGGCCGGCGTCGGCCGCACCCGTTTCAGCCCGGAGGTGATGCACTACCTGCGGCATTTCTGGGAGATGCTGGCCTACATCTTCAACACCCTGATCTTTCTCCTGGTCGGCATCATCATCGCCCGCCTGGTGGCGCTGCCGTCGCTGGGCATGTGGCTGAGCCTGCTGCTGCTCTATATCGGGGTCAACCTGATTCGCGGCACCACCATCGCCCTGCTGTCGCCGCTGCTGGCGCGCCTGGGCATCGGCCTGACCCGCGACAAGGCCATCGTCCTGACCTGGGGCGGCCTGCGCGGCGCGGTGGCCCTGGCCCTGGCGCTGTCGGTGGCGCAGCAGAGCCAGATCGCCGCGGAGATCCGCGAACAGGTGCTGTTCCTCACCGCCGGCCTGGTGGTGCTGACCATCGTGATCAACGGCGGCACCATCAGCGCCCTGCTGCAGTTCCTCGGCCTGGCCCAGCTGCCGGCGGCCAAGCGCGCCACGGTGGTCAAGGCCGAGGGGCTGATTCACGCCGAGGTGGCCGATCTGCTCAGCTTCCTGCGCAAGGACGAACTGCTCGCCCACGCCGACTGGGCGAGCATCGAGCGCAGCCTCGAGGGGCTGCGCCTGAGTCCGCAGTTCGAGGCCAGCGATCCGGGGCCGGAGGAGGACCTGGAGATCTTCTACAAGCGCCAGCTGCTGGAGAGCGAGCGGCAGAGCTACTGGAACCAGTTCGGCCTGGGGCTGCTCGATCATGGCGCGGCGGGGCGCCTGGTGGAGGCGGTGGAGGCGGCGCTGGACGGCACGCCCGAGCTGGGGCCGCGGCCCAAGCTGCTGGCGCTGTGGTCCGATCCGCCCTGGCTCGAGCGCCTGGCGCGCTGGGGCTGGTTGCATCGCACGCGCTTTCGTCACCTGGCCGCCGTCTACGGCACCCTGCGCGGCTACCTGCAGGCCCAGCAGGCGATGCGGGCCCTGGCCGCCGACCTGGCCCCGGACCCGGCCATGGCCGATGCCGCGCAACGGCAGATCGACGCCAATCTGCAACAGGCGCGGCAGTGCCTGGCGCAACTGCGGCGCGACCATGGCGCCGCGGTCGGCCAGCTGGAGAGCTACACGGCGCTGCGCTTGCTGCTCAATCGGCAGCGCGATGCGGTGCAACACCTGGCGGACGAGGGCGTACTGGAGCCGGCGGAGAGTCACAAGCTGATCGATCGGGTGGAGCAGCGGATGTTCGAGCTGGCGCGCGGGCGGGCGGACGCCCTTGACCGGCAGCCCTAG
- a CDS encoding M14 family zinc carboxypeptidase: MKTALHTFSAIALLVASVNTGLALAAPNASQDDFLLLEQEKASNKIYKAFFPNKEVARKAAISFHGQMLESHYNDGYLVMELNDEEMQKLQVFGFTFAAASEFIEKRNQVLTDMQNRLLLKQQAKSSDSMSTSSAAASGIPGYSCYATVEETFAVAAGMASSKPTLAQWLDVGDSWEKSNSLGGHDMRVLKLTNQAKTGSKPKLFINSAIHAREYTTAALTLDFARWLVDGYGQDADATWILDHHEVHIMLMANPDGRKKAETGLSWRKNTNQNYCGASSNSRGADLNRNFSFGWNSTNGQGSSGSQCNDTYRGPSAGSEPEIQALQNYVRGLWPDRRGPGKNDAAPSDTSGIHLDIHSYSELVLWPWGDTSTPAPNGTALQTLGRKFAFFNGYSPQQSIGLYPTDGTSDGISYGELGVAAYTFELGTQFFQSCTTYTNTIKPNNLPALIYAAKVVRTPYLTPAGPDVTALSLSGAAATTGVPAGTAVTISGTASDARFNNSNGSESTQAIDAVEVYIDKAPWESGATPAALQASDGSFNSATEGFTGSLVTAGLSEGKHLVYVRSRDSSGAWGAVSASFLVINKDGGTPPAQYCSAASGSASYEWIGKVQLGSFSNASGAASYSDFTGQQINVLRGNNSLTLTPQFAGTAYKQYWKVWIDLNQDGDFSDAGEQVFSSGSAKTTVINGSLNIPTSAISGKTRMRVAMRYNSAPNACGSYDYGEVEDYSVIIP, translated from the coding sequence ATGAAGACAGCTCTACACACCTTCTCTGCCATCGCCCTGCTGGTGGCCAGTGTCAATACCGGCCTGGCGTTGGCTGCCCCCAACGCCTCGCAGGACGACTTTCTCCTGCTCGAGCAGGAGAAGGCCTCCAACAAGATCTACAAGGCGTTCTTCCCCAACAAGGAGGTGGCGCGCAAGGCGGCCATCAGTTTCCACGGCCAGATGCTCGAGTCGCATTACAACGACGGCTACCTGGTGATGGAGTTGAACGACGAAGAGATGCAGAAGCTGCAGGTGTTCGGCTTCACCTTCGCCGCGGCCAGCGAGTTCATCGAGAAGCGCAACCAGGTGCTGACCGACATGCAGAACCGTCTGCTGCTGAAACAACAGGCGAAGTCGAGCGACAGCATGAGCACCAGCAGCGCCGCCGCCAGCGGAATTCCCGGCTACTCCTGCTACGCCACGGTGGAGGAGACCTTCGCGGTGGCCGCCGGGATGGCCAGCAGCAAGCCGACCCTGGCGCAGTGGCTGGACGTCGGCGACTCCTGGGAGAAGAGCAACAGCCTGGGCGGCCACGACATGCGCGTGCTCAAGCTGACCAACCAGGCCAAGACCGGCAGCAAGCCCAAGCTGTTCATCAACAGCGCCATCCATGCCCGCGAGTACACCACCGCGGCGCTGACCCTGGACTTCGCCCGCTGGCTGGTCGACGGCTATGGCCAGGATGCCGATGCCACCTGGATCCTCGACCACCACGAGGTGCACATCATGCTGATGGCCAACCCGGACGGCCGCAAGAAGGCCGAGACCGGCCTGTCCTGGCGCAAGAACACCAACCAGAACTACTGCGGCGCCAGCAGCAACAGCCGCGGCGCCGACCTCAACCGCAACTTCAGCTTCGGCTGGAACAGCACCAACGGCCAGGGCTCCAGCGGCAGCCAGTGCAACGACACCTACCGCGGCCCGAGCGCCGGCTCCGAGCCGGAAATCCAGGCCCTGCAGAACTACGTGCGCGGTCTCTGGCCGGATCGTCGCGGCCCGGGCAAGAACGACGCGGCGCCCAGCGACACCAGCGGCATCCATCTGGATATCCACAGCTACAGCGAACTGGTGCTCTGGCCCTGGGGCGACACCAGCACCCCGGCGCCCAACGGCACAGCCCTGCAGACCCTCGGGCGCAAGTTCGCCTTCTTCAACGGCTACAGCCCGCAGCAGTCCATCGGCCTCTACCCCACCGACGGCACCAGCGACGGCATCAGCTATGGCGAACTCGGCGTGGCGGCCTACACCTTCGAGCTGGGCACCCAGTTCTTCCAGAGCTGCACCACCTACACCAACACCATCAAGCCGAACAACCTGCCGGCGCTGATCTACGCCGCCAAGGTGGTGCGCACCCCCTACCTCACCCCTGCCGGTCCTGACGTGACGGCCCTCAGCCTGAGTGGCGCAGCGGCGACCACCGGGGTACCGGCCGGCACCGCAGTGACCATCAGCGGCACGGCCAGCGACGCCCGCTTCAACAACAGCAACGGCAGCGAAAGCACCCAGGCGATCGACGCGGTGGAGGTGTACATCGACAAGGCGCCCTGGGAATCCGGCGCCACGCCTGCGGCCCTGCAGGCCAGCGACGGCAGCTTCAACAGCGCCACCGAGGGCTTCACCGGCAGCCTGGTCACCGCTGGCCTGAGCGAAGGCAAGCACCTGGTCTATGTGCGCAGCCGCGACAGCTCCGGGGCCTGGGGCGCGGTCAGCGCCAGCTTCCTGGTGATCAACAAGGATGGCGGCACGCCGCCGGCGCAGTACTGCAGTGCCGCCAGCGGCAGTGCCAGCTACGAGTGGATCGGCAAGGTGCAGCTCGGCAGCTTCAGCAACGCCTCCGGCGCGGCCAGCTACAGCGACTTCACCGGCCAGCAGATCAACGTGCTGCGCGGCAACAACAGCCTGACCCTCACCCCACAGTTCGCCGGCACCGCCTACAAGCAGTACTGGAAGGTGTGGATCGACCTCAACCAGGACGGTGATTTCAGCGACGCCGGCGAGCAGGTGTTCAGCTCCGGCAGCGCCAAGACCACGGTGATCAACGGCAGCCTGAACATCCCGACCAGCGCCATCAGCGGCAAGACCCGCATGCGCGTGGCCATGCGCTACAACAGCGCCCCCAACGCCTGCGGCAGCTACGACTACGGTGAGGTGGAGGACTACAGCGTCATCATTCCGTAA
- a CDS encoding DUF3299 domain-containing protein, with protein MRYLLLPLLLLSHLALAEPAELDWLELMPEADRQALEAMPEISHDGAEQDGAFYTPGGLRQQDQSLPPVMYSAKTVATLDGKPVRLGGYPVPLESDAEGRSTLFFLVPYPGACIHVPPPPPNQLVLVRYPRGIELADIYAPLWVSGTLRVEPVSNELADAAYALDAGSVRLVEEADL; from the coding sequence ATGCGTTACCTGCTGCTGCCCCTGCTGTTGCTCAGTCACCTGGCGCTGGCCGAGCCGGCCGAACTCGACTGGCTGGAGCTGATGCCGGAAGCGGACCGCCAGGCTCTGGAGGCCATGCCTGAGATCAGCCACGACGGCGCGGAGCAGGATGGCGCCTTCTACACCCCCGGCGGCCTCAGGCAGCAGGACCAGAGCCTGCCGCCGGTGATGTACTCGGCCAAGACGGTGGCGACCCTGGACGGCAAGCCGGTCCGCCTGGGCGGCTATCCGGTGCCCCTGGAAAGCGATGCCGAAGGCCGCAGCACCCTGTTCTTCCTGGTGCCCTATCCCGGTGCCTGCATCCACGTGCCGCCGCCGCCGCCGAACCAGCTGGTGCTGGTGCGCTATCCGCGTGGAATCGAGCTGGCGGATATCTACGCGCCGCTGTGGGTCAGCGGTACCTTGCGGGTCGAGCCGGTCAGCAACGAACTGGCCGACGCGGCCTATGCCCTGGATGCCGGCTCGGTGCGCCTGGTAGAGGAGGCGGACCTCTAA
- the purE gene encoding 5-(carboxyamino)imidazole ribonucleotide mutase, with amino-acid sequence MSALVGVIMGSKSDWSTLSHTAEMLEKLGIPHEVKVVSAHRTPDLLFQYAEEAEGRGIQVIIAGAGGAAHLPGMCAAKTHLPVLGVPVQSSMLSGVDSLLSIVQMPAGVPVATLAIGKAGAVNAALLAASILGHQHPEFHAALKKFRQEQTETVLDNPDPRQA; translated from the coding sequence ATGAGCGCACTGGTTGGCGTGATCATGGGCTCCAAGTCCGACTGGTCCACCCTTAGCCACACCGCCGAGATGCTGGAAAAGCTGGGCATTCCCCATGAGGTCAAGGTGGTCTCCGCCCACCGCACCCCGGACCTGCTGTTCCAGTACGCCGAAGAGGCCGAAGGCCGTGGCATCCAGGTGATCATCGCCGGTGCCGGCGGCGCTGCCCACCTGCCCGGCATGTGCGCGGCCAAGACCCACCTGCCGGTGCTGGGCGTGCCGGTGCAGTCGTCGATGCTCTCGGGTGTCGATTCGCTGCTGTCGATCGTGCAGATGCCGGCCGGCGTGCCGGTCGCCACCCTGGCCATCGGCAAGGCCGGTGCGGTCAACGCGGCGCTGCTGGCGGCGAGCATCCTCGGCCACCAGCACCCGGAATTCCACGCGGCGCTGAAGAAGTTCCGTCAGGAACAGACCGAGACCGTGCTGGACAATCCGGACCCGCGTCAGGCCTGA
- a CDS encoding GlsB/YeaQ/YmgE family stress response membrane protein produces the protein MGIIGTIIIGLSVGLIARFLKPGDDSMGWIMTILLGIGGAIAATYGGQALGIYQVGQSAGFIGAVVGAIVLLILYGAIKKG, from the coding sequence ATGGGCATCATTGGCACCATCATCATCGGCCTGAGCGTTGGCCTGATCGCACGCTTCCTCAAGCCCGGCGACGACAGCATGGGCTGGATCATGACCATCCTGCTGGGTATCGGCGGCGCCATCGCCGCCACCTACGGCGGCCAGGCGCTGGGCATCTACCAGGTCGGCCAGTCGGCCGGTTTCATCGGTGCGGTGGTCGGTGCCATCGTCCTGCTGATCCTCTACGGCGCGATCAAGAAGGGCTGA